Part of the Virgibacillus natechei genome is shown below.
AAACACACGAAGAAACTAGTATTAGACACAGTGATTCAATGTAGTTTCCTAGTTTTTGCAGCTGTTATTATGGTTTATGGAGGAATAAGAGCTGTTTCGCTTACAATGGCACAGATTTCTCCTTCCCTGAGTTTACCAATGGGACTCGTATACTTAGCTTTACCGGTGGCAGGAATATTAATAATTTTTTATAGCTGCTGTAATATAATGGAACTTTTGGATGAGAAAAACAAGTTTAACGAAGAAAACTAAATAAACAAAAGTAGGTGAAATAATATGGTAGTAGAAGCCAGTCTGATTTTAGTTATTGTATTTGCTATTTTATTAGCAGTAGGCATACCTATTGCTATAAGTATAGCAATAGCTTCATTAGCTACGGTTATGTTAGTATTACCTTTTGACATTGCCGTTTTTACATCAGCACAAAACATGGTATCAAGTTTAGATAGTTTTTCACTAGTAGCTGTACCATTTTTTATGTTATCGGGTATCATTATGAACCATGGAGGGATTGCCAGTAAACTAATTGATTTCGCTAAGTTATTTGGTGGGAGAATCCACGGTTCATTAGCGCATACGAATATAATTGGAAATGGACTTTTTGGATCTATTTCTAGTTCTGCAATTGCCGCCTCTACAGCAATCGGTGGTGTTATGGTGCCGTCTCAAGTAAATGAAGGTTATGATAGAAAATTTGCTGCAGCAGTCAATATCGCATCAGCTCCTGCTGGGATGGTAATACCTCCTAGTACTGGATTTATTATCTTTTCTTTAATAAGTGGTGGAACCTCTATTGCAGCTTTATTCATGGGTGGACTTGTCATAGGTATACTATGGATATTAGCTGTTATGGTAGTAGCATATGTAATAGCCAAAAAGAGAAACTATCCAATAGCACCAAAGGCTAAAAATGAAAATGCGAAAAAAATAATACTTGACGCGATACCAAGTCTATTGTTGATTGTTATTGTCATTGGAGGCATACTTACAGGAATCTTTACAGCGATAGAAGCATCCGCAATATGTGTTGTTTATTCATTATTTTTAGCTCTTATTTATTATAAGACGCTTACCATTAAGCAATTACCAAATGTTGTTATCCATGCCGTTGAATTAACGGGAGTCATCATGTTGTTAATAGCAGCTTCATCTTTAATGACATTTGCGATGGCAATAACCGGGATGCCAGATGCTTTAAGTAATTTAGTATTAAATATTTCAGAAAATCCAATCATTATATTATTAATTATTAATCTTGTATTATTACTTGTTGGTACCGTTATGGATGTTGCGCCTGCTATATTAATTTTTACACCGATATTTTTACCTATAGCTGAGGGCATCGGTTTAGATCCAGTACACTTTGGTATATTCTTCATCCTAAACTTGTGTATCGGTACAATAACGCCACCTGTTGGAACCGGATTATTTGTAGGTTCTAGTATAGGTAAGGTGAAGATAGAAGAAGTAATAAAACCCCTTCTTCCTTTCTATGCAGCAATTTTCGCATTATTAATGCTCGTAACATATGTTCCACAAATAAGTTTGTTTTTGCCTAACTTATTGGATTTATAAGAATTGATTTGTTCAAACCAAAAGCAACCTGTGGAACGTATGAATTCCACAGGTTGCTTTTTGATTATATAGCGATTGATTTCCACAATTAAATTCTAGGATAATTATCCTCCAGTTCATGTCATTTCTTAACAAATTCTATTTTATTACAGCTTTCATATCCTTTTGAAATCTAATATGTTCTCCATTTTCTGAATGTACGATGATCTTATCATTTACAATCTCAACCTTAGGAGGTGTATTCCACTTTCCTGTATCCAAACCTGGTTCCCCAAAAACAGCTGACACAAGCCAATGGACACCTTGGTTTATCTCATTGGTTACAGTAGGAATTACGGTACGAGAATGGATGAGATTCGTATTTGAATTTGGATAAATTAATTTTGGTTTACCATTTCCATATATGCTTCTTATTCCACTAACACCCCATGGAAACCTGGCGAGCGTATTCATTTCGTTCTGAACCTTATCGATAGCCTGATTTTCGAAATATTCATTCTCCAATCCTAAGGCAAATCCGCCTTCTGCTGTATCTAAATATCTTTCTGTGACAATGCGATGAATCCGTATATGCCAAGGAGATCCAGGTATTATCCACGTATTCACTTCCACATCGAACCATGGCATCCATTTTGAATGAATGATACTTCCTTCTATTTTTGTTTCCTCACTTTTCCTCTTTACTCTATAAATATTATCGCCTTCACTTAAAGCAAGCATGGAATCAAAAGCCCCTTGTTCCAGCCCCCATTCCGCTCTTGGCACACTAAAACCAAAGAAGTTTGAATACGCGAATTTCTCATATTTAGCTGACGTATGTGCATGATTATTCGTTGACAGATGACCCGAATTAAACGCTACAACATGATTCTTTTCTTCCTGTCTGTACAATACTAGATGCGGAGAATGTTGTACCGACTTTTCATGTAAGGGCGGGAGCGGTAGTTCTTCTGATTGCCAAAATGGATGTTCCTTCGTAAGCGCTAAAATCAGAAATGTTTTTAAAGCCCAATACGGTGATCCTGAAGAATTGTAACCTTCCCCCATAATAAGGTTTGGATATCGATAACCAACTGTTAAACTACCATCACGTTTAAAAATTGGCTGTTGAAACCACCAACGTAAATTATTTAGTATAAGTCCTTTCATAACACCATATGAAAATGAACCCTCTACTTCGGCAAATACCATAGCACTCCAAAATGCAGATTGTGCAAACCGGTACGTCAGACTTCTGCCATACGGAATTGCTGACCCATCTTTTGCAAACCAATAAACAAACTGATCAGCGAACATACTCGCTCTGTCTTTATAACGTTTTGCCCGTTCTGGATCATCATCTTTCATTAACTTTGCATAAAAGAGGCTATAGTAATGGATAGCAAAAGGAATATAGTAATCCACGTGCGCATTTACCCCATCAGCATACCAGCCATCGCCTAGATAAAACTGTTCGATTCTGTCTAAATCTTTTTCCATTCTTTGTGCATCATACGATTCCCCAATTTTTTTCAAACCCAAATTTACTAATACTCGGAAGAATAGCCAGTTACAATCATGGACAGGATGGTCATTAACTTGTTGCAACCAAGTAGTTAAATTATCTTTTTCTTCTTTACTTAGTGGATCCCAGATCTTGTCTGGTATGAGTGCCAAGGCAACCCCAAATGCAGCCATCTCAACGATTCTCTGATCATAGTCATTTATTTCTCCCCAATATTCTTCATGTAATGGGTTCGTTCCGTTTTTTATACCTTCAAGATGCAAGTCCCACAAATCATAATCTTCTCCGCCTGCTAACAGGGGGACAAGCCCCCATAACAATCTGGAGAAACCTTCCATCTCTGCAACGGAATCAGGGAACGAAGCACTTGTATTTCCTATGTGCAATTTCGCAAAACCTTTGCTATAAAATGGCCTTACAGGATCACCAATTTGTTTTAAAGCTTGTTCTACATCCCTTTTTGTCTGAAGTTTATTATTCTTAATCGGTAAATCAGCTGTTCTCACTATTTATACCTCCCGCACAATACATTTAGTTACTCGAATTCAAAATCAAGCTGTACGTGCATGTTCTTTTCTGGTTTTCTCACCAAAAAGTCAAGTGCAATATTATTTTCAACTTCCCCAAAATGGTTCGTGAATTCAAATTTATTTATTTTCAGTTGTAACTTTTCTTGGTCAAACTTTATTTTTAACTTACTACTCCCTTCAAGAAGGAGGAAACCAGGTTCTTCCTTTATTAAAAGAGGTGGAATGATTATCCGTTCTATTATAGACTCAGGTTGGTCATCGAATATATACGTATCCAATAACGTAAGAGTTGGCTCATTTGTTTTTTTCCACCTATATTCTCTAGCTAATTGGTGTAAACTTTCTACCGCATATCCTTTTGTCATATCAATACAAAATCGTTCTTCTCTTTCATTTAGTGTTACATTCTCAACAGTTGAATAATGCGAGCTACCATCCCGTTGATAGTGATGATTGATTATCGGAACAGAATGCCCTTGAGAACCATTTCCAACAAAAGAATACCTGTTAGAAGCAAAGTAATCTTTATTGTACAATCCATTTCCTAAATCTTTTAAGAAAATCTCATTGCCTCCATAAAGTAAAAAGTGACCGATATCATTATGATTATGCGGTTCATCGTTATGCCCACCTTTTGCAGCAAATACGTAAGGATGACCTTTTTCCGTTAAATGTCTTGAAATAAGCCATTGGGATTCATTAAGATAGTATGTTGCATTGCTCCAAGGTCTTCCTGCAAGTTCTGGATCAAACCACAGTAAATTTCTAAATGCTGGAGCCCACCTGCTAGTATGATCTTCTTTATAATATGCACGTAGTTCATATTCAGGTGTCTCAAAATCGTTATACATATGCGCCAAATAATGACTAAGCCCTAAAGGAATCGTAGCTGTGGGAGAAGCATCAGAAAAATTAACCACTCTTTCTTTATTCAAAAAAATCTTTTGTTGAAAAAGCGCAATCTGATGTACTTTTTCTAAATCAAATGTATTTATATTTCCATCTGTTCGCTTCTTTAATAAATCAGAAAAATAAACATAATAGCCAAAACCATATTGCCAGTACCCATAACCTTCCAAACATGTCCCATCATGTGTGAAACCATCTAAATAATAATTCATGGTACGGAGTACGCGTTCTATTACAATGGAAAGTTCTTTATTATCTTCAAATAAATGTAACGCTATTGCGCCTATTGAACCTGCACAAACTGCAGCCCAATTATGGGTAGCTGTTTCCCAATGGAACGTAGTTGTTCGATACGGCACCATAATCCGTTGATCAATCTCTTGATGTATTCGTTTTTTTAATAATGGGTCCAATAAATCTTCCGTTAATCGCAAAATTTCACTTAACGTAAACCCAGTTTCTGCTGCAAATAAGTCGATCGTATGATGCGTTGTCTTTTCTTGAAACGGAAAAGGTCTATGATATGAAGTTTCATTATCATCATTTAAATGTGCCGGTAGACACCACGTATACTCATTACAAATAGACCAAATAATATTTTCAAATTCTTCCAGATATGAAGGGTTATCTTTTTCAAGCACACTCATAAGGGTGAACGTATTCAAACGCCTTCTTTTGGCAAAATAGACTTCTTCATATTCTTTTCTTGAGCCAGTCTCATGAAACAGTTTAAACAATGAATACGATAACGTCTCTTGTGGTTCTTCAAGCAGTCTCTTTGCTTCTTCCCTAATTTCATCAACCTGTTGTTTGTACTGCGTTTGAGTATTTAGCTTTTCCAGCCAATCGTATTGTTCTTGTTTCGTTGTAAATAATAATGAACGATTACATTGATCACTATTTTCCAAGATGGTTTGTATTTCTATCTGATTCATACGGTCCTCCTAGAGATTTCCATGATACGGTTGTTTTCAGTTTTCTCTAATTAGATATGACATACTGCAAAAAAGGGAATAGTATAAGCTACTCCCCCCTGCAGTTTTTCTCGTCTTTATTGATTTTCAGAAATAATTTCTTCTACTTTTTCTTCTGCGTTATCGATTGTTTCATCAATATCTTGTTCATCATATATTAAACTTTCATACTCATCACTAACAGCATTGAAGACTTCTGCTTGATAGGAAGATGGTTCCACTATTTTAGAAGCTTGTGAGTTTGTTATTACATTAATTAGTGATTCCTTATCTACCTTT
Proteins encoded:
- a CDS encoding TRAP transporter small permease; the protein is MEHTKKYVDKTLEIITVTLFLLMTAVATWQVLSRYILQSPSTTTEEFIRFSLIWLSMLAAAYVVGKKSHIAITLLSNKLKHTKKLVLDTVIQCSFLVFAAVIMVYGGIRAVSLTMAQISPSLSLPMGLVYLALPVAGILIIFYSCCNIMELLDEKNKFNEEN
- a CDS encoding TRAP transporter large permease, encoding MVVEASLILVIVFAILLAVGIPIAISIAIASLATVMLVLPFDIAVFTSAQNMVSSLDSFSLVAVPFFMLSGIIMNHGGIASKLIDFAKLFGGRIHGSLAHTNIIGNGLFGSISSSAIAASTAIGGVMVPSQVNEGYDRKFAAAVNIASAPAGMVIPPSTGFIIFSLISGGTSIAALFMGGLVIGILWILAVMVVAYVIAKKRNYPIAPKAKNENAKKIILDAIPSLLLIVIVIGGILTGIFTAIEASAICVVYSLFLALIYYKTLTIKQLPNVVIHAVELTGVIMLLIAASSLMTFAMAITGMPDALSNLVLNISENPIIILLIINLVLLLVGTVMDVAPAILIFTPIFLPIAEGIGLDPVHFGIFFILNLCIGTITPPVGTGLFVGSSIGKVKIEEVIKPLLPFYAAIFALLMLVTYVPQISLFLPNLLDL
- a CDS encoding DUF2264 domain-containing protein — encoded protein: MRTADLPIKNNKLQTKRDVEQALKQIGDPVRPFYSKGFAKLHIGNTSASFPDSVAEMEGFSRLLWGLVPLLAGGEDYDLWDLHLEGIKNGTNPLHEEYWGEINDYDQRIVEMAAFGVALALIPDKIWDPLSKEEKDNLTTWLQQVNDHPVHDCNWLFFRVLVNLGLKKIGESYDAQRMEKDLDRIEQFYLGDGWYADGVNAHVDYYIPFAIHYYSLFYAKLMKDDDPERAKRYKDRASMFADQFVYWFAKDGSAIPYGRSLTYRFAQSAFWSAMVFAEVEGSFSYGVMKGLILNNLRWWFQQPIFKRDGSLTVGYRYPNLIMGEGYNSSGSPYWALKTFLILALTKEHPFWQSEELPLPPLHEKSVQHSPHLVLYRQEEKNHVVAFNSGHLSTNNHAHTSAKYEKFAYSNFFGFSVPRAEWGLEQGAFDSMLALSEGDNIYRVKRKSEETKIEGSIIHSKWMPWFDVEVNTWIIPGSPWHIRIHRIVTERYLDTAEGGFALGLENEYFENQAIDKVQNEMNTLARFPWGVSGIRSIYGNGKPKLIYPNSNTNLIHSRTVIPTVTNEINQGVHWLVSAVFGEPGLDTGKWNTPPKVEIVNDKIIVHSENGEHIRFQKDMKAVIK
- a CDS encoding heparinase II/III family protein — encoded protein: MNQIEIQTILENSDQCNRSLLFTTKQEQYDWLEKLNTQTQYKQQVDEIREEAKRLLEEPQETLSYSLFKLFHETGSRKEYEEVYFAKRRRLNTFTLMSVLEKDNPSYLEEFENIIWSICNEYTWCLPAHLNDDNETSYHRPFPFQEKTTHHTIDLFAAETGFTLSEILRLTEDLLDPLLKKRIHQEIDQRIMVPYRTTTFHWETATHNWAAVCAGSIGAIALHLFEDNKELSIVIERVLRTMNYYLDGFTHDGTCLEGYGYWQYGFGYYVYFSDLLKKRTDGNINTFDLEKVHQIALFQQKIFLNKERVVNFSDASPTATIPLGLSHYLAHMYNDFETPEYELRAYYKEDHTSRWAPAFRNLLWFDPELAGRPWSNATYYLNESQWLISRHLTEKGHPYVFAAKGGHNDEPHNHNDIGHFLLYGGNEIFLKDLGNGLYNKDYFASNRYSFVGNGSQGHSVPIINHHYQRDGSSHYSTVENVTLNEREERFCIDMTKGYAVESLHQLAREYRWKKTNEPTLTLLDTYIFDDQPESIIERIIIPPLLIKEEPGFLLLEGSSKLKIKFDQEKLQLKINKFEFTNHFGEVENNIALDFLVRKPEKNMHVQLDFEFE